A region of the Pseudorasbora parva isolate DD20220531a chromosome 18, ASM2467924v1, whole genome shotgun sequence genome:
aaatgtacacgcactacacatcacatgctccattgatcaattaactatacgtgatcatgtttgggctacttgatgagcataggcaaaaacccAGACATTtcaagcagtctcactcaccgcctgcggttctaacgttgggacctttatcgttgggactgctccatccttcagcattaggcgatcgggaaaatccggcgtcgagctgggccttgtttatgaaacagtcggcaccgaaatgcagcgaacagatataaacattcgcgcaactcagttgctgatccggaaaagcaaattacatccactgttgccttaacgctgggtttttggggaatctgtgcaggactgtcttggtctggcaaacaaaaacgcacttttttggtgacattgtaattgtgcacatcacctgtgcagcagcctacgagccagcgctttgatgggcgtagcctgttactttcgctctctccctctctctctctctctctcatgctcttccggtagaattgtccgtaaagcccatacaaggaaattccgcccccattaacgtcaaaggggacgcatgatcgcaaaaaacttgccgaaacttatgactaaccggaagtagtatttttgacaaagaaatactcccatcaaacgtccaccttaacttttgaaactttgtccatgtttagtatgggaatccatgtctttaacagtgtaaaaagatcagtatgcatgaaacagcatttcaccccccctttaaacagagacccaatataatacattttgatcatgACATAAGCAATTGATAATCTAGGAAACTGCAGAGAATTTACATAATCCTTTGCgacttgttaaaaaaaaacaagaaactgattttttgatgtgcacaagtgacacGATGTGAAGACTGAACAGGaagttttgagaatttcaattctgatctgagaaaaGTACCAAaatgactgagaaaaactgtaaaagagCATCCAGAATTTTCAGTTTCAGCCcagaattttaatttctgtGCATTCCTTATATATACTgccaactgccatgtgattggttgattagataattggattaatgagaaattgaacaggcattcctaatatatatatacaggtccttctaaaaaaatagcatattgtgaaaaagttcattattttccataatgtaatgataaaaattaaactttcatatattttagattcattgcacaccaactgaaatatttcaggtcttttattgttttaacactgatgattttggcatacagctcatgaaaacccaaaattcctaaaaaaaaaaatagcatatttcatccgaccaataaaagaaaagtgtttttaatacaaaaaaaagtcaaccttcaaataattatgttcagttatacACTCAATatttggtcgggaatccttttgcagaaatgactgcttcagtgcggcgtggcatggaggcgatcagcctgtgccactgctgaggtgttatggaggcccaggaagcttcgatagcggccttaagctcatctagagtgttgggtcttgcgtagctcaactttctcttcacaatatcccacagattctctatggggttcaggtcaggagagttggcagaccaattgagcacagtaataccatggtcagtaaaccatttaccagtggttttgccactgtgagcaggtgccaggtcgtcgaaaaacgaaatcttcatcaccataaagcttttcagcagatggaagcatgaagtgctccaaaatcttcTGATAGCtcgctgcattgaccctgcccttgacaaaacacagtggaccaacaccagcagctgacatggcaccccagaccatcactgactgtgggtacttgacactggacttcaggcattttggcatttccttctccccagtctccctccagactctggcaccttgatttccgaatgacatgcaaaatttgctttcatccgaaaaaagtactttggaccactgagcaacagtccagtgctgcttctctgtaggcCAAAattgtcttgacctggggaatgcggcacctgtagcccatttcctgcacacgcctgtgcacggtggctctggatgtttctactccagactcagtccactgcttccgcaggtcccccaaggtctggaatcggtccttctccacaatcttcctcagggtccagtcacctcttctcgctgtgcagcgtttttttgccacactttttccttcccacagaattcccactgaggtgccttgatacagcactctgggaacagcttatttgttcagaaatttcattctgtgtcttaccctctcgcttgaggttgtcaatgatggccttctggacagggtcgggtcgggtcggcagtcttacccatgattgcggttttgagtaatgaaccaggctgggagtttttaaaagcctgaagaatcttttgcaggtgtttagagttaattagttaattAGATGATTAGGTAAATAGcacgtttagagaaccttttcatgatatgctaattttttgagaaggacctgtatatgcaATAGTCACATTCACATACTATACCACATGCTTCTAAATGGCTTAATAGTGTTCTCTTTGATTCAGGCTACGGGTCTGATCTCTCTCCAGAGCCAGACCTGTTCTCCCTGACAGATGTCTCAAACTGTGACTCTCCACTGGAGAAAATCCTGCAGGAGGTGATGTCTCTCAGGCTGTACCTTCAGGAGGAGGACGATGAGGAAAGCTCACAGTCCTACTGGGTGGAACTGTGCCTGAAAGTGGACAGGCTCCTCTTCTGCATGTACCTGCTGATTATGTTCATCTATGTCATGACTCTACTGCTGCTCTGGGGCACCTGGAGCTCTGCCTGAAAGTCGGAATGAGGAGGTGGTAGGGGGAAAAAAGGTGTGAGGAGAAGAGAAAGTCAAAAACGCAGGCAGGGAGGATGGAGAAAATTTAAAACAAAGTGACAGATTCAATAACTGCAGATCCAGTTTTAAAGTATAAACAATGTTTTGCAATTTATGCCTGctattaacattatttcagaTTCTGCAGATTGACGCTGAGATCAGTTTCCTAAGGAGATTATTGTAAAACATGTTTGAACTTTCTTTCTGATGTAAAAACCATTATGACTAGCTGCCAGCAAGTATTTAGTATGTGTTTGTATCGAGTGGAAAAGGAAAACAAATTGTagtaatttgtattatttgtatttgtgtatattgtcTTTCTCTTACATGCTTCTCTCGTAATACTCTTTTATTTGTAGCTCATCTCTCTGACATAAATTTGCAGCCCACTCATAAAAAATGGAGGTGTTTATTTATGTTAAAGTGGGATATCagtaggctacatttatttcttACCACTGAATTGTACAGTTTAAACAGACATGCCTCTTTTGGTCTGTAAACAAAAACTTATCAATTATTTAACATCAAGTTCTCTTCAGTAAGGGAGTCAAATCTATCCAGATTTCTATTTACTCTCACATGATCACATctatattaattataaagtaattattcaaTAAAGAGATTGATAAATGAATGTTAGTCAGTTTCTGTTTTTTGTCATGTgttgttggtatgttttgattTGTAGAACATTATTCTAACGTTATTTTAACGTTCCCAgaacattattttaatattccTCTGATGTTATTCTAATATTCTCCTATTTTAACATTCCCAGAACATCATCCATATTATGGCTTAAATAAGATTACATTTGTCGATTAATATGATTTACTTTATTTCACAGGGGTACCcagattaatacatttcaaaggTATCTTAATGGTATCTATAATTTTGTTGGTATATGTACATGTGGAGATATTGAAGAAAATTAAAACTCGTAATGTATAATCTTAAAATGGCTTAATTATGttatataaacacattttactaTAACTGCTTTGCTGAGAGGATTTTTACTGTTGtaaaacataaacataattaattaattggtatTGTTTGGAGATTTTGTTCTGCTTAAACTCcccaataatattttattattatttaattattattgatAGAATTTATGTCCTGTATGGTCCAAAAATCGTACTAATGAAAATACAATGGGAAAGCATTCTAAATCCTATTGTAATTTCTAAATGAactgatttttttataaaattacattatttttttacattcaaataaATTCAACTACATAGGCTTACATAAACAAATGCCATTTTTAAGGGCCAGATCAGGTAGCAATAcatcctttaaaaaaagattaatgaGGATTCTGTGAAAAATCACACATAACATATTATGAGAGTGAAGTACCCCTCCCTGTACAGTAACATCATCATATATCAAGCTCAAGTTTCCTTACTGAAAAATAAACCACAATCACCTTCACGTCACTATCACTATAGTACATTTTCATTACAGAGCTTCTCAGAGCTGCCTGTCCAGTCAGAAAAAAACCAACACGTAATTCAATTCCTCATCAAAATTCTGATAATATTTTCCTGACGCAAATCTAATCACCTGCCTATTGCCGGGCTAATTAAGTCTCATCATGGCTGGGCGAAGTATTAGATCACAGTTTAATGTAGTAGTCTAAGTGCTCATGGAAATTGACTTGAACTTGGTGGTGAAATATGATCCATGAAATGTCAAAGGTAGCTGTAATTCATACACCCTCCGCTGTGTGAGGGGGAAACAAGTATTAGTTTAGAAAACGCTTGGCATTGTTTATGCTTATAATTACAATATTTAACACATAAATCACAGCCTAAATGCATTCTTAAGATGAGGCCTAATCAAAGATGAGTGCTTACAAAATAATtgtgaaataattatttttttaactatacCATTAATATCATATTATACAGTTAAGAAATAGTATATGAATACGAAATAGTATGTGTTATTTTGTTCAAGATTGCTCAATGCTTCCCATGATTAAAGTTCATTCACTCCAAAGTGACTCTTGGGACAAGCTGGAGTGCTTTTGACCTGGCTAAACTGTGGGATGATGCAGAGAAGGGAGGGTGGACTAAGTGCTATAATGACAGCCAGAGCACTTCTGGGAAGCTTAGATGTAACTAATAGAGCTAAGGGAGCATCAGTGGAAGGAAGCAGCACCAGGCTAGAAGCCTGCGAGAAGAACCCAGAGCAACGACAGACAGCTCGGCACAATGAAATGTTCAGCACTCTGGACAGCTCTCTGCGTTTGCATGTATGGGGCGATGGTGACTTGCTCAGGTAACTTCCTAAACTTTTAACTTTGGTTATACAAACAGCATTAAAGTTATGTactttcacatgaaacttctTCATCTCGAAACCTATAGTGACCTGCGATCTAGACAGCATTTTCTGAAGCCTCAAAATTATGTCTTTGTATGCATTTCAGCAGGTTTTGAAACACACATTGCACTTAATAAATAGGCCATACGTAGTTATATGGCTTTAAAATATTGAAGCTGAATGAAGTAAAAGCGATACGTAACTTTGCATTTGTCTCGGTGTAGTAAAGAAGCTGGGCAATAACACTGGGCGTTTCGCCAATGCTACTCTGGTTCGATTAAATGAGTTTTTAAGCGCCGGATATAAGAAAGGAGTTCGGCCAGTGCGCGACTGGAGACAGTCCACGACGGTGGCCATTGACCTAATGGTTTATGCGATTCTCAATGTGGTGGGTAGATTTCTCAAACTTCTATGTAATACGTAAATTAGCCTACTTATTTATTGGTTacgttttgttgttgttgcatttACAGGATTTGTGTATGTATTTTTGTACCACACaggatgagaagaaccaggtctTGACAACGTATGTGTGGTACAGACAGGTATGTTGGTGGAAAATTATAGATTTATTTAATATTGGAGAACAGACAACACAAAAAGTGGCTGCAACACAGCTAGTGAATCTACAGCGCGACTAGTGATCCGATTCCTGAAAGAATGACTCGTATGAgtcggttctttttagtgaatcaacaACGTATAGTGCGAGTGTACCTCGACCTCGATAAGGCTAACTCCAATGAGTAGGCCTACCTACATTTTGTGTATCAAAACATAGTGCGATTCCAGAACTGACTCATCTACTGCATCAACAACGTACGACAAAACCAGTGTAGTGAGACTCCCAAACAAGTTTAATGAATCATAAACGTAAACCGCAAACAGACTGACAGCAAAATTTATCAGGCCGTTTCTCTTGTGTTCTCATGGACTTGTGAAACGTCATCAGTCGCTGCCCAAGTACCAATTCAAAGTTCGACCTATTTCCCGAATCCTTATATTCTCTTTTTTCCTCCTCtatatttttcttcttcttctttgttTCTGGTATAGTATGTCTGtataaatatttgtttgtatATTGATGGTTTTACACGTTTGTATCCAATATTACTAccttcaataaaaaataaaaaataaatccaaTTCAAAGTTCACATCTAGCGAGGCTGGGCTGCATTGAGATTCGAGAGTAGACATCAGCAGGCATAGCACCGACCAGCAAGCGTCAATAGCGGATGAGAAACCttgcttattttaaaaataggctactgttcatgtgtcaaaaaatgtagttttaagacttttctggcgagaatgtagtttaatgattaaatatgtggtttatttataaagagagcgCATATTTGGCAATTTTATCTGCCGTTTTGTGAGATCGATCCGCGGGCGCTCGTTAACCCGCCGAGAGCAGCCTTTTCTAGGCTAGAccttctgacgactgccgctgACTCTGGTGTGGTTAAACATCAGATTTTACTTGGTGCCCCTTGTATCAAGGTTTATATATGTTGGTcgtgtttttataattttttaaaataaaaataaacaaacacacacacgtctggttcatctttgtggggactctccatagacgtaatgtttTTATACCgcacaaaccatattttctatccccttacactgcccctgtatatatatatatatatatatatatatatatatatatatatatatatatatatatatatatatatatatatatatatatatatatattttttttttttttttcacagataaAACTTGTTTGTAAAGGCACTGAGTAGGCCTATGCGGGGGAAAATACTGCTCATTCCAAACCAGTATGACGTTCTTTCTGTAGAACATTTAATGATTACATTATGAAAACATTCAGAAAATACTAATAACATTATAAGACCGTTCTGAGAATGTTGTTCTAAGAACGTTTTCTATCAACATAATGAGAACGTTCATTAAGTCTACAAATAACGTCATAAAGACATTCCAAGAACGTTGTTCTGAGAACGTTTTCTCTCAACATTAAAAGAACGTTAATAACGTTGCTAACGTTATAAGAACGttccaaaaacattattttaataacGTTTTATACTACCATTTACACAACCTTTAAAGAAGGTAAGTGAATGTTCTGGgaacgttccctgttagctgcATTGGGACTGGCTCACTTTTCAATGAGCCATTTCAGAAGTGactattatcagctattactatccttatggggacatttggatATCCCCACAAtgcccacaatgtaatataaacaaggacacacacacacacacacacacacacacacacacacacacacacacacacacacacacacacacacacacacacacacacacacacacacacacacacaaacaaaaatgtgtgtatacgtatatcctccactaaactatgcatgctcatgttttcaccatgaataaaacattttaagaattttttatatttagtgtgcattttgttctattttttagctattttagataaacctgtatataaatatcattactaatttcagaaaataaattGTACAAACGCCATATATCCCCTTACAATTGCACAACTGAGTAAAAACATTAGGCTAttacaaaaaattatatatgtttataaacaATTGACATGATTTTTTACTGATTCTGATCACCCAGAACAGTTGCTTACATAAAGTTTAAGATAAAAATAACTGGAATTAATTAGcaaacattcatatttagaaaatgcatttacactctgagaagaaaaggttctatcggcgctacgtatttggaacccttaaaaggttatatatagaagtatagttgGGTATactctaaagaaccttttatgctaaaagggttttataatgacaagaaagcataacttttggcacttaaaaagggttctatatataacactgcaaaaaatgcatttcttatcaaagaaaaaatggttccctttcgagagaggttcctcgtattacgtatgggaaaactccttttctcaagaatatgaagcaaaactttattaataaaggtatccgtGTAAAGCGTAGTGCCGCtgtacggccatagcccagcgcgaggagcgctctgattggccgggccgcggcaactgcaggaacct
Encoded here:
- the LOC137046619 gene encoding 5-hydroxytryptamine receptor 3A, with amino-acid sequence MSISACLLDKYGSMDQSFIESAFTSMKTLDDMDQSGGYGSDLSPEPDLFSLTDVSNCDSPLEKILQEVMSLRLYLQEEDDEESSQSYWVELCLKVDRLLFCMYLLIMFIYVMTLLLLWGTWSSA